A region from the Cryptosporangium arvum DSM 44712 genome encodes:
- a CDS encoding MFS transporter produces MSFTLVSDFHGRQYRVGENATDLTGRSRAWMLRASLAAMAAAGLLQYGLAAALPALARGNGWSSTDVLCVLGLWVAGQAGVAAPATALYRRAGTRLLFPAAVLCAAGLATPAHTGSLTLVLLGYSVLGGLGAGLVYVVCIGVATEWFPERIAGVTGAVSGAFGYGAVPFVAVVYVVDAGPILFDVAAVLVAVVVTGAALVVRRPPERWWPAGIDPRLWALDRRLNRSIPANAPAIRSYRPADAWRSGMLPLMWALVGVIAAMALFDLGYLAVSGSTAAIGVLALATGLARVVTGRLSDRLGRRRMLMAALLLGGLAQFGLLAGGEPGPVALSAAVAGVGTGAGYSLLVGLVRDWFGDEATLVNYGLVYTGKAVGGVVGLLLVAASSPARGEIVAVVVVGALGVLGACAAGLLRRPGRPALRLPGR; encoded by the coding sequence ATGAGCTTCACTCTCGTTTCCGACTTCCACGGCCGGCAGTACCGGGTGGGGGAGAACGCCACCGACCTGACCGGCCGGTCCCGGGCCTGGATGCTCCGCGCGTCGTTGGCCGCGATGGCCGCCGCCGGCCTGCTTCAGTACGGCCTGGCCGCGGCGCTGCCCGCGCTGGCCCGCGGCAACGGCTGGAGCAGCACCGACGTGCTGTGCGTCCTCGGGTTGTGGGTCGCGGGCCAGGCCGGGGTCGCGGCCCCGGCCACCGCGCTCTACCGCCGGGCCGGGACGCGGCTGTTGTTCCCGGCCGCGGTGCTCTGTGCCGCCGGGCTCGCGACGCCGGCCCACACCGGCAGCCTCACGCTCGTGCTGCTGGGCTACTCGGTGCTCGGCGGACTGGGGGCCGGGCTGGTCTACGTGGTGTGCATCGGGGTGGCCACCGAGTGGTTCCCGGAGCGGATCGCGGGCGTCACCGGCGCGGTGAGCGGCGCGTTCGGTTACGGCGCGGTGCCGTTCGTCGCGGTCGTGTACGTCGTGGACGCGGGCCCGATCCTGTTCGACGTCGCCGCCGTGCTGGTGGCGGTCGTCGTCACCGGCGCCGCGCTGGTGGTGCGCCGCCCGCCGGAGCGCTGGTGGCCGGCCGGGATCGACCCCCGGCTCTGGGCGCTCGACCGCCGCCTGAACCGCAGCATCCCGGCCAACGCCCCGGCGATCCGGTCGTACCGCCCGGCGGACGCCTGGCGCAGCGGGATGTTGCCGCTGATGTGGGCGCTCGTCGGCGTCATCGCCGCGATGGCGCTGTTCGACCTGGGCTACCTGGCCGTCTCCGGAAGTACCGCCGCGATCGGTGTGCTCGCGCTGGCCACCGGGCTGGCCCGGGTGGTCACCGGGCGGCTCTCCGACCGGCTCGGGCGCCGCCGGATGCTGATGGCCGCGCTGCTGCTCGGCGGGCTGGCCCAGTTCGGGCTGCTCGCCGGGGGAGAGCCGGGGCCGGTCGCGCTGTCGGCTGCGGTCGCCGGTGTCGGGACGGGCGCGGGGTACTCGCTGCTCGTCGGCCTGGTGCGCGACTGGTTCGGCGACGAGGCGACGCTGGTCAACTACGGCCTCGTCTACACCGGCAAGGCGGTCGGCGGGGTGGTGGGCCTGCTGCTGGTGGCGGCCAGTTCACCGGCCCGCGGCGAAATCGTCGCGGTCGTGGTGGTCGGTGCGCTCGGCGTCCTCGGGGCGTGCGCGGCGGGCCTTCTCCGCCGGCCCGGCCGCCCGGCCCTGCGCCTCCCGGGACGCTGA
- the frc gene encoding formyl-CoA transferase: MGKALDGIRILDMTHVQSGPSATQLLAWLGADVIKLEAPGRGDITRGQLRDLPDVDSLYFTMLNCNKRSITVNMKSDDGKEIFTKLVGEADVLVENFGPGVVDRFGFSWERLQELNPGLIYASIKGFGPGRYAGFKAYEVVAQAMGGSMSTTGYEDGPPTATGAQIGDSGTGVHLVAGILAALYQRTSTGRGQRVQVAMQDAVLNLCRVKLRDQQRLAHGPLGEYPNDNFGDEVPRSGNASGGGQPGWAVKCAPGGPNDYIYVIVQPTGWAPIAKLIGRPELADDPAWNTPKARLNKLDKMFALIEEWTEKHTKWAVMEDLNAHDIPCGPILSTRELIEDDTLAQLGSVVEVDHPERGAFKTVGMPIKLSDSPVEVERSPLLGEHTDQVLAELGLADRADAYRAAGAI; the protein is encoded by the coding sequence ATGGGTAAGGCACTCGACGGAATCCGAATCCTCGACATGACGCACGTCCAATCCGGACCCTCCGCCACCCAGTTGCTCGCCTGGCTGGGAGCCGACGTCATCAAGCTCGAAGCCCCGGGCCGGGGCGACATCACCCGCGGCCAGCTCCGCGACCTGCCCGACGTCGACAGCCTGTATTTCACGATGCTGAACTGCAACAAGCGCAGCATCACGGTGAACATGAAGTCCGACGACGGCAAGGAGATCTTCACGAAGCTCGTCGGCGAAGCCGACGTGCTGGTGGAGAACTTCGGACCGGGCGTCGTCGACCGCTTCGGGTTCTCCTGGGAGCGGCTGCAGGAGCTCAACCCCGGGCTGATCTACGCCTCGATCAAGGGCTTCGGCCCCGGGCGCTACGCCGGGTTCAAGGCCTACGAGGTCGTGGCCCAGGCGATGGGCGGCTCGATGAGCACCACCGGCTACGAGGACGGCCCGCCGACCGCGACCGGCGCCCAGATCGGCGACTCCGGCACCGGCGTGCACCTGGTCGCCGGCATCCTCGCCGCGCTCTACCAGCGCACGAGCACCGGTCGCGGCCAGCGCGTTCAGGTGGCGATGCAGGACGCCGTGCTCAACCTGTGCCGGGTCAAGCTGCGCGACCAGCAGCGGCTGGCTCACGGTCCGCTCGGCGAGTACCCCAACGACAACTTCGGAGACGAGGTGCCGCGCTCGGGCAACGCGTCCGGCGGCGGCCAGCCCGGCTGGGCGGTGAAGTGCGCTCCCGGCGGGCCCAACGACTACATCTACGTGATCGTCCAGCCCACCGGGTGGGCACCGATCGCGAAGCTCATCGGCCGGCCCGAACTCGCCGACGACCCGGCCTGGAACACCCCGAAGGCGCGGCTGAACAAGCTCGACAAGATGTTCGCGCTGATCGAGGAGTGGACCGAGAAGCACACCAAGTGGGCCGTGATGGAGGACCTGAACGCCCACGACATCCCCTGCGGCCCGATCCTGTCCACCCGTGAGCTGATCGAGGACGACACGCTCGCGCAGCTCGGCTCGGTCGTCGAGGTCGACCACCCGGAGCGCGGCGCGTTCAAGACCGTCGGCATGCCGATCAAGCTGTCCGATTCCCCCGTCGAGGTCGAGCGGTCACCGCTGCTCGGCGAGCACACCGACCAGGTTCTGGCCGAGCTCGGTCTGGCCGACCGCGCCGACGCGTACCGCGCCGCCGGCGCGATCTGA